Proteins co-encoded in one Pseudarthrobacter chlorophenolicus A6 genomic window:
- a CDS encoding TrkH family potassium uptake protein yields MTQSQSRPRTPASWHPPAQEREGLWIFTRLRDFIDDIANTSPARLALSAFAGVCLVFTFLLSLPVSSASGTATPIHQALFTAVSAVCVTGLTVVSTAVHWSFFGQLVILVGIFIGGLGTLTLASLLALMVSKRLGVRGKIIAAESMNNAGRLGEVGTLLRIVITTSVVIEGILALTLIPRFLTLGEPFWQSVWHGIFYSISAFNNAGFTPHSDGIVPYETDLWILIPLMVGVFLGSLGFPVVMVLQQNGLNWKKWNLHTKLTIQVSFILLAAGAFLWALMEWDNARTIGPMGFGDKITHSLFASVMTRSGGFNLVDQNHMESTTKLLTDALMFAGGGSASTAGGIKVTTIAVMFLAIIAEARGDADVKVYGRTIPQGTMRVAISVIVAGATLVSVSAFLLLQISGASLDRVLFETISAFATVGLSTGLSAEVAPEGVYVLTALMFAGRVGTVTLAAALALRQRSQLYHYPEERPIIG; encoded by the coding sequence ATGACGCAAAGCCAGTCGAGGCCCCGGACCCCGGCCAGCTGGCACCCCCCAGCGCAGGAGCGGGAGGGCCTCTGGATCTTTACCCGGTTGCGCGACTTCATCGACGACATCGCCAACACCTCCCCCGCCCGGCTCGCGCTCAGCGCATTCGCCGGGGTGTGCCTGGTGTTCACTTTCCTGCTGTCCCTTCCGGTGTCTTCTGCCTCCGGCACGGCCACGCCCATACACCAGGCCCTGTTCACCGCGGTCTCGGCGGTCTGTGTCACCGGGCTGACCGTGGTGTCCACCGCTGTCCACTGGTCCTTCTTCGGACAGCTGGTCATCCTGGTGGGCATCTTCATCGGCGGCCTGGGCACCCTCACCCTGGCCTCGCTCCTGGCGCTCATGGTCAGCAAGCGGCTAGGCGTGCGCGGCAAGATCATCGCCGCGGAGTCCATGAACAACGCCGGGCGCCTGGGCGAGGTGGGAACGCTGCTCCGCATCGTCATCACCACGTCGGTGGTCATCGAAGGCATCCTGGCCCTGACCCTGATCCCCCGTTTCCTCACCCTCGGCGAGCCCTTCTGGCAGTCCGTCTGGCACGGCATCTTCTATTCCATTTCAGCGTTCAACAACGCCGGCTTCACCCCGCACTCGGACGGCATCGTGCCCTACGAGACGGACTTGTGGATCCTGATTCCACTCATGGTGGGCGTCTTCCTGGGCAGCCTCGGCTTCCCGGTGGTGATGGTCCTGCAGCAGAACGGGCTGAACTGGAAGAAATGGAACCTGCACACCAAGCTCACCATCCAGGTCTCCTTCATCCTCCTGGCCGCCGGGGCGTTCCTCTGGGCGCTGATGGAGTGGGACAACGCCCGCACCATCGGGCCCATGGGCTTCGGTGACAAAATCACCCATTCCCTTTTCGCCTCCGTCATGACCCGATCGGGCGGATTCAACCTTGTGGACCAGAACCACATGGAATCCACCACCAAGCTGCTCACGGACGCGCTGATGTTCGCCGGCGGCGGCTCGGCATCGACGGCGGGCGGCATCAAGGTGACCACCATCGCCGTCATGTTCCTGGCCATCATTGCCGAGGCGCGCGGTGACGCTGACGTGAAGGTGTACGGCCGGACCATTCCGCAGGGCACCATGCGGGTGGCCATCTCCGTGATCGTTGCGGGCGCCACACTGGTTTCCGTCTCCGCTTTCCTGCTCCTGCAGATCAGCGGCGCGTCCCTGGACCGGGTACTGTTTGAGACGATTTCGGCCTTCGCCACCGTTGGCCTGAGCACCGGGCTCAGCGCCGAAGTGGCACCCGAGGGTGTCTACGTCCTCACCGCGCTCATGTTCGCCGGCCGCGTAGGCACCGTGACCCTTGCCGCTGCCCTGGCCCTGCGCCAGCGCAGCCAGCTGTACCACTACCCCGAAGAGAGGCCCATCATTGGCTAG
- a CDS encoding potassium channel family protein, which produces MLVIGLGRFGSSTAEQLVKQGREVLAIERDRSLVQKWAPLLTHVVEADATNIDALRQLGAQEFSSAVVGVGTSIESSVLITVNLVDLGIEHLWVKAITPSHGKILTRIGANHVIYPEADAGVRAAHLVSGRMLDFIEFDDDFAIVKMYPPRETVGFTLDESKVRSKYGVTIVGVKSPGEDFTYARPETKVSSRDMLIVSGHVDLLERFAARP; this is translated from the coding sequence GTGCTGGTCATCGGACTGGGCCGCTTCGGCTCGTCCACGGCCGAGCAACTGGTCAAGCAGGGCCGCGAAGTCCTGGCCATCGAGCGCGACCGGAGCCTGGTGCAGAAGTGGGCCCCGCTGCTGACCCATGTGGTGGAAGCGGACGCCACCAACATCGACGCCCTGCGCCAGCTGGGTGCACAGGAGTTCAGCTCGGCAGTGGTGGGCGTGGGCACCTCCATCGAGTCCTCGGTGCTGATCACCGTGAACCTGGTGGACCTTGGCATCGAGCACCTGTGGGTGAAGGCCATTACGCCGTCCCACGGCAAGATCCTGACCCGGATCGGCGCCAACCACGTGATCTATCCGGAAGCGGACGCCGGCGTCCGGGCAGCGCACCTGGTGTCCGGACGCATGCTCGACTTCATTGAATTCGACGACGACTTCGCCATCGTCAAGATGTACCCCCCGCGCGAAACGGTGGGCTTCACGCTGGACGAGTCGAAGGTCCGCTCAAAGTACGGCGTGACGATTGTCGGGGTGAAGTCCCCGGGCGAGGACTTCACCTACGCCCGCCCGGAGACCAAGGTTTCCTCCCGCGACATGCTGATCGTCTCAGGCCACGTGGACCTGCTGGAGCGGTTCGCCGCCCGCCCCTAG
- the proC gene encoding pyrroline-5-carboxylate reductase, translating into MSNRIAFLGCGSMNEAILGGLVEAGTNPADIVATVRRAERAAELAERYHGITAIAGEEEPDNNRQAAKGSAVVILGVKPVGIADLAREISPALTPDTIVVSVAAAVSIAQLEAALPAGQPVIRTMPNTPAKLGRGVISVSPGTNCTPGQLQQVKDLFQGAGTVVEVPEEQVDALSAISGSGPAYAFYLAEAMASAGEELGLDRELAVLLARETVAGAGFMLAEPGADPSALRKSVTSPNGTTERAIATFDEQGIPSIIAAGARAAADRAAEITKQLG; encoded by the coding sequence ATGAGCAACCGAATCGCATTCCTTGGCTGTGGGTCCATGAACGAAGCCATCCTCGGCGGCCTGGTGGAAGCCGGCACCAACCCGGCGGACATCGTGGCGACAGTCCGCCGGGCCGAGCGCGCCGCTGAACTGGCCGAGCGGTATCACGGCATCACCGCGATCGCCGGCGAGGAGGAACCGGACAATAACCGGCAGGCCGCGAAGGGGTCCGCCGTCGTGATCCTTGGCGTCAAGCCGGTGGGCATCGCGGACCTGGCCCGGGAGATCAGCCCCGCGCTCACCCCGGACACGATCGTGGTCAGCGTTGCCGCCGCCGTTTCCATCGCCCAGCTTGAAGCCGCCCTCCCGGCGGGGCAGCCGGTCATCCGGACCATGCCCAACACCCCGGCGAAACTGGGCCGCGGCGTCATCTCCGTCTCGCCCGGCACCAACTGCACACCCGGCCAGCTCCAGCAGGTGAAGGACCTCTTCCAGGGTGCGGGAACCGTCGTCGAAGTGCCCGAGGAGCAGGTGGACGCGCTCTCGGCCATCAGCGGCTCCGGACCCGCCTACGCGTTTTACCTGGCCGAGGCCATGGCCTCGGCGGGGGAGGAACTGGGCCTGGACCGCGAACTTGCCGTGCTGCTGGCCCGGGAGACCGTGGCAGGCGCCGGCTTCATGCTGGCAGAGCCCGGCGCGGATCCGTCGGCACTGCGTAAGTCAGTGACCAGCCCCAACGGCACCACCGAACGCGCCATTGCCACTTTCGATGAGCAGGGCATTCCGTCCATCATCGCCGCCGGCGCGCGGGCAGCAGCGGACCGGGCAGCGGAAATCACCAAGCAGCTCGGCTAA
- a CDS encoding Ppx/GppA phosphatase family protein — protein MRLGVLDIGSNTVHLLLVDAHPGARPLPFASHKRPLSLVQYLEPDGSISDEGQHELTEFVLEAWEFAARHKAEDLLAFCTSAIREATNGPEVLARVKHETTVTLQELTGSEEASMTFFAVRRWHGWGAGPILNLDIGGGSFEMAFGQDELPEVATSVPLGASRLTRDWLAEDPPSARSVKELRRYIRSTLKPAVREFDGLGRANLVAGTSKTFRSLARIAGAAPSAAGPYVKRELNATDLGVWAQRISAMKAEDRLHLPGVSEARAHQLLAGALVAEAALELFKFKKLRICPWALREGLILRRLDQLVFDGPLEPAPHIAAPPAVQPTF, from the coding sequence ATGCGGCTAGGCGTCCTCGATATCGGGTCCAACACTGTCCACCTCCTGCTGGTGGATGCCCACCCCGGCGCGCGGCCGCTGCCGTTCGCCTCACATAAACGGCCGCTATCCCTGGTGCAGTACCTGGAACCGGACGGCAGCATCAGCGACGAGGGCCAGCACGAGCTCACCGAGTTCGTCCTGGAAGCCTGGGAGTTCGCTGCCCGCCACAAGGCCGAGGACCTCCTGGCCTTTTGTACGTCGGCCATCCGCGAGGCCACCAATGGCCCCGAGGTCCTGGCGCGCGTCAAGCACGAGACCACCGTGACGCTGCAGGAACTGACTGGCAGCGAAGAGGCGTCCATGACGTTCTTTGCCGTCAGGCGCTGGCACGGCTGGGGCGCCGGTCCCATCCTGAACCTGGACATCGGCGGCGGCTCGTTCGAAATGGCTTTCGGCCAGGATGAGCTTCCCGAGGTCGCAACGTCGGTGCCGCTGGGAGCCAGCAGGCTCACACGGGACTGGCTGGCCGAGGACCCGCCCTCGGCCAGGAGCGTCAAGGAACTGCGGCGGTACATCCGGTCGACACTGAAGCCTGCCGTCCGCGAGTTCGACGGCCTGGGCAGGGCCAACCTGGTGGCCGGAACGTCGAAGACTTTCCGCTCACTGGCCCGCATCGCCGGGGCGGCCCCCAGCGCGGCCGGCCCCTACGTCAAACGGGAACTGAACGCCACGGACCTGGGTGTCTGGGCGCAGCGTATATCTGCCATGAAGGCCGAGGACCGGCTGCATCTTCCCGGCGTCTCCGAGGCACGCGCACACCAGCTCCTGGCCGGTGCGCTGGTGGCGGAGGCCGCCCTGGAGCTGTTCAAGTTCAAGAAGCTCCGGATCTGCCCGTGGGCCCTGCGCGAAGGCCTCATCCTGCGCCGGCTGGACCAGCTGGTGTTCGACGGGCCGCTGGAACCCGCGCCGCACATTGCAGCGCCGCCGGCCGTGCAGCCCACGTTCTAA
- a CDS encoding SseB family protein encodes MTEQTGIADPAPLNDLEEKLATGNEPDANPVDVILSFLNSEVYIISSDGIEGEDSQVEPLVLANSEGAPVLAVFSHPTRVDQQYLEAAPNVLGTQGAAIIANIGEELGLVINPGAAYGFEINPEGVANIKRDFKRADEQ; translated from the coding sequence ATGACTGAACAGACTGGAATCGCCGATCCCGCGCCGCTCAACGACCTCGAAGAGAAGCTCGCCACGGGCAATGAGCCCGACGCGAACCCAGTGGACGTCATCCTGTCGTTCCTGAACAGCGAGGTCTACATCATCAGCTCCGACGGCATCGAGGGCGAGGACTCCCAGGTGGAGCCCCTGGTCCTGGCCAACTCCGAGGGCGCCCCCGTCCTGGCCGTCTTCTCACACCCCACCCGCGTGGACCAGCAGTACCTGGAAGCAGCGCCCAACGTCCTGGGAACCCAGGGCGCGGCCATCATTGCCAACATCGGCGAGGAACTGGGCCTGGTGATCAACCCCGGCGCAGCCTACGGATTCGAGATCAACCCGGAAGGCGTGGCAAACATCAAGCGCGACTTCAAGCGCGCTGACGAGCAATAA
- the topA gene encoding type I DNA topoisomerase — translation MPSKAKTGKKLVIVESPAKSKTIAKYLGEGFIVEASIGHIRDLPQPSELPAELKKTSVGKFAVDIDHDFKPYYVVSPDKKKKVTELKAALKDADELYLATDGDREGEAIAWHLLEVLKPKVPVYRMTFGEITKEAIQRAMGNLRDVDQDLVDAQETRRILDRLYGYEISPVLWRKVARGLSAGRVQSVVTRMVVDRERERMAFKAASYWDLTGQFGADSGSFKAKLASVDGAKVATGRDFNDDGVLTSKNVAHLNEELAGSLAAGLQDAPFTVRSVETKPYTRRPAAPFTTSTLQQEAGRKLRFSSKSTMQIAQRLYENGYITYMRTDSSALSDEAVTAARRQASELYGPEYIPGSPRVYSNKAANAQEAHEAVRPAGDSFRTPAQVASQLRGDEFRLYELIWKRTVASQMADAKGSTATIRLGAVAVSGDAAGRDAEFSASGTVITFPGFLAAYEEGKDESRGDDDSDEARRLPNVAKGDSLKASDIVAVGHETSPPPRYTEASLTAELEKKGIGRPSTYASTISTIQDRGYVRKQGSALVPSWIAFSVIRLLEQHFSDYVDYEFTADMEGDLDKIANGQAAGTSWLRHFYFGEDSDPGLLSIVNNLGEIDAREINSIPITDQITLRVGKFGPYLESSAATVDPKTGEIVESPRANVPEDLAPDELTAAKAVELMETAAPEERVLGADPHTGHTVVAKNGRYGAYVTEVIPEMTEEQIAAQPVEYYKNGKPKPPKKPVKAKPRTGSLFKSMTVESVTLDEALQLMSLPRALGEDSEGNLITVQNGRFGPYLKKGTDSRSIGTEEEIFTITLEQALEIYSQPKQRGARAAVPPLAEFGPDPVSEKNIVVKEGRFGPYITDGITNITVPRATSLEELTREQAVELLAEKRAKGPVKRTATRKAPAKKKATAKK, via the coding sequence GTGCCAAGCAAGGCCAAAACCGGCAAGAAACTCGTGATCGTGGAGTCTCCGGCCAAGAGCAAGACCATCGCCAAGTACCTCGGCGAGGGCTTCATTGTTGAGGCCTCCATCGGTCACATCCGCGACCTGCCGCAGCCCTCGGAGCTCCCCGCGGAACTGAAGAAAACCTCGGTGGGCAAGTTCGCCGTCGACATCGACCACGACTTCAAGCCCTACTACGTGGTGTCTCCGGACAAGAAGAAAAAGGTGACTGAGCTCAAGGCAGCGCTCAAGGACGCCGACGAACTTTATCTCGCAACCGATGGGGACCGCGAAGGCGAAGCCATCGCGTGGCACCTGCTCGAAGTGCTCAAGCCCAAGGTCCCCGTGTACCGGATGACCTTCGGTGAAATCACCAAGGAAGCCATCCAGCGCGCCATGGGCAACCTGCGCGATGTGGACCAGGACTTGGTGGACGCCCAGGAAACCCGCCGCATCCTGGACCGCCTGTACGGCTACGAAATTTCCCCCGTGCTGTGGCGCAAGGTGGCCCGCGGACTCTCCGCCGGCCGGGTGCAGTCTGTGGTCACCCGCATGGTGGTGGACCGCGAACGTGAACGCATGGCTTTCAAGGCCGCGTCCTATTGGGACCTGACCGGACAGTTCGGTGCGGATTCCGGTTCGTTCAAGGCGAAGCTGGCCTCCGTGGACGGGGCAAAGGTTGCCACCGGCCGGGATTTCAACGACGACGGCGTGCTCACGTCCAAGAACGTGGCGCACCTGAACGAGGAGCTGGCCGGGTCGCTGGCAGCAGGGCTGCAGGACGCCCCGTTCACGGTCCGCTCCGTTGAGACGAAGCCGTACACCCGCCGCCCGGCCGCGCCGTTCACCACCTCTACGCTGCAGCAGGAGGCAGGCCGCAAGCTGCGTTTCTCCTCCAAGAGCACCATGCAGATCGCCCAGCGGCTGTATGAAAACGGCTACATCACCTATATGCGTACCGACTCGTCGGCGCTGAGTGACGAAGCCGTGACGGCCGCCCGCCGCCAGGCCTCCGAGCTGTACGGTCCCGAATACATTCCCGGTTCCCCCCGCGTCTACTCCAACAAGGCAGCCAACGCGCAGGAAGCCCACGAGGCCGTCCGCCCCGCCGGTGACTCCTTCCGGACCCCAGCGCAGGTTGCGTCGCAGCTCCGCGGCGACGAGTTCCGCCTCTACGAGCTGATCTGGAAGCGCACGGTCGCCTCGCAGATGGCGGATGCCAAGGGCTCGACGGCCACCATCCGCCTGGGTGCCGTGGCTGTCAGCGGCGACGCTGCCGGCCGCGATGCCGAGTTCAGCGCCTCCGGCACCGTCATCACTTTCCCCGGCTTCCTGGCCGCCTACGAGGAAGGCAAGGACGAAAGCCGCGGCGACGACGACTCAGACGAAGCCCGCCGCCTGCCCAACGTGGCTAAGGGCGATTCGCTGAAGGCCTCCGACATCGTGGCAGTGGGCCACGAAACCTCGCCGCCACCGCGCTACACCGAAGCGTCCCTGACGGCGGAACTGGAGAAGAAGGGCATCGGCCGCCCCTCCACCTACGCTTCCACAATTTCCACCATCCAGGACCGCGGCTACGTCCGGAAGCAGGGCTCTGCGCTGGTGCCCAGCTGGATCGCGTTCTCGGTGATCCGCCTGCTCGAGCAGCACTTCTCGGATTACGTGGACTACGAGTTCACGGCGGACATGGAAGGCGACCTGGACAAGATCGCCAACGGTCAGGCCGCCGGCACCTCCTGGCTGCGGCACTTCTACTTCGGTGAAGACTCGGACCCCGGCCTGTTGAGCATCGTGAACAACCTCGGTGAGATCGATGCCCGGGAGATCAACTCCATCCCCATCACCGACCAGATCACGCTGCGGGTGGGCAAGTTCGGACCCTACCTGGAAAGCTCTGCGGCCACGGTCGATCCCAAGACCGGCGAGATCGTCGAGTCCCCGCGCGCCAACGTCCCGGAGGACCTTGCCCCGGACGAGCTCACCGCGGCCAAGGCTGTTGAACTGATGGAGACGGCGGCGCCGGAGGAACGCGTCCTGGGCGCTGATCCGCACACCGGGCACACCGTCGTCGCCAAGAACGGCCGCTACGGCGCCTACGTCACCGAGGTCATTCCCGAGATGACCGAGGAACAGATCGCCGCCCAGCCGGTGGAGTACTACAAGAACGGCAAGCCCAAGCCGCCCAAGAAGCCGGTCAAGGCCAAGCCGCGCACCGGTTCACTGTTCAAGTCGATGACGGTGGAGTCCGTCACCCTGGACGAGGCGCTGCAGCTCATGAGCCTGCCCCGCGCGCTGGGGGAGGACTCCGAAGGAAACCTCATTACCGTCCAGAACGGACGGTTCGGCCCGTACCTGAAGAAGGGGACGGACTCCCGCTCCATCGGTACCGAAGAGGAAATCTTCACCATCACCCTCGAGCAGGCGCTGGAGATCTACTCGCAGCCCAAGCAGCGCGGTGCCCGCGCCGCCGTGCCGCCGCTGGCCGAGTTCGGTCCGGACCCGGTGTCGGAAAAGAACATCGTGGTGAAGGAAGGCCGGTTCGGCCCGTACATCACCGACGGCATTACCAACATCACGGTTCCGCGGGCCACCTCGCTGGAGGAGCTCACCCGCGAACAGGCCGTGGAACTGCTGGCCGAGAAGCGGGCCAAGGGACCGGTCAAGCGGACCGCCACCCGCAAGGCACCTGCCAAGAAGAAGGCAACAGCCAAGAAGTAG
- a CDS encoding DUF7059 domain-containing protein: MPETPFEFTAGNTPDAPRSDLPHLLRALAADLRRLDYTLDGVAGLLGPSASAALNRDQIIPAMLAVERAVREDVDAAPLAAVVSLWLLAEPQERATLDAALPGIRAEGLEELGLLEPVPGTGRLSAKADLRPYGWDKNDDGSGGAELWVASDLAAHQQAGVLRHDHVLGIGQASTTLVQTTVRRHTERALDLGTGCGIQSFHLLHHCEHVTATDISERALAFTRFNILLNAEALSVDPGRLADRVSLRLGSLLEPVAGEEFGLVVSNPPFVITPRSTGEDAADQFTYRDGGLPGDDIVASLVADLPTVLAPGGTAQMLGNWEVAAGAEWHERPQSWVRPGTDAWFIQREQVSPEQYAETWLQDASEGRDRDHYRDAYGAYLADFASRNVEGIGFGMVWLRRPAAETANAQPVLRRFEEISYPIEQPVGPHLGAAVERSDWLAAHSVADTYLLVAGDVTEERHQRPGAEHPGVILLRQGAGLRRTNLLSTELAGFVSACDGDLTAGQIAGALEALLGSGDDGSAEGSFRGRLLADVENLVRDGFLVPAEN, translated from the coding sequence GTGCCTGAAACCCCCTTTGAGTTCACTGCCGGCAACACTCCCGACGCTCCCCGCAGCGACCTGCCCCACCTGCTGCGGGCGCTCGCCGCGGACCTGCGGCGGCTGGACTACACCCTCGACGGCGTCGCGGGCCTCCTGGGTCCATCAGCGTCTGCCGCGCTGAACCGGGACCAGATCATCCCGGCGATGCTGGCCGTGGAACGTGCCGTCCGGGAGGACGTCGACGCGGCGCCCCTGGCCGCCGTCGTAAGCCTCTGGCTCCTGGCCGAACCGCAGGAGAGGGCAACGCTCGACGCCGCCCTGCCGGGCATCCGTGCGGAAGGGCTGGAAGAGCTGGGGCTGCTGGAGCCCGTACCCGGCACCGGCCGCCTGTCCGCGAAGGCGGACCTGCGGCCCTACGGCTGGGATAAAAATGACGACGGCAGCGGCGGTGCCGAACTGTGGGTGGCCAGCGACCTCGCCGCGCACCAGCAGGCCGGCGTCCTGCGGCATGACCACGTCCTGGGCATCGGACAGGCTTCCACCACCCTGGTGCAGACCACCGTTCGCCGCCACACCGAGCGGGCCCTGGACCTGGGAACAGGCTGCGGAATACAGTCCTTCCACCTTCTGCACCACTGCGAGCACGTCACGGCCACCGACATCTCCGAACGTGCCCTTGCCTTTACCCGCTTCAACATCCTCCTCAATGCCGAGGCACTCTCGGTCGACCCCGGCCGGCTGGCTGACCGGGTGAGCCTGCGGCTCGGCTCACTCCTGGAGCCCGTGGCGGGCGAGGAGTTCGGCCTGGTGGTGTCCAACCCGCCGTTCGTCATCACCCCTCGGAGCACCGGCGAGGACGCCGCGGACCAGTTCACCTACCGCGACGGCGGCCTGCCCGGCGACGACATCGTCGCCTCCCTCGTGGCGGACCTGCCCACGGTGCTGGCACCCGGCGGCACGGCCCAGATGCTCGGCAACTGGGAGGTGGCGGCCGGAGCCGAGTGGCACGAAAGGCCGCAGTCATGGGTCCGGCCCGGCACCGACGCCTGGTTCATCCAGCGCGAGCAGGTCAGCCCCGAACAATACGCCGAGACCTGGCTGCAGGACGCCTCCGAGGGCAGGGACCGCGACCACTACCGCGACGCCTACGGTGCCTACCTTGCCGACTTCGCCTCCCGGAACGTCGAAGGCATCGGCTTCGGCATGGTGTGGCTGCGGCGCCCGGCCGCAGAAACTGCCAACGCGCAACCCGTCCTCCGCCGCTTCGAGGAAATCAGCTACCCCATCGAGCAGCCGGTGGGCCCCCATCTGGGCGCCGCCGTCGAACGCAGCGACTGGCTGGCGGCGCATTCGGTGGCGGACACGTACCTGCTGGTGGCCGGCGATGTCACGGAGGAGCGCCACCAGCGGCCCGGCGCCGAGCACCCGGGCGTGATCCTGCTGCGGCAGGGTGCCGGGCTGCGGCGCACCAACCTCCTCAGCACCGAACTGGCCGGGTTCGTGTCAGCGTGCGACGGCGACCTGACCGCCGGCCAGATCGCCGGTGCCCTTGAGGCGCTGCTGGGCAGCGGGGACGACGGTTCCGCGGAGGGCTCCTTCCGCGGCAGGCTGCTGGCCGACGTCGAAAACCTGGTCCGCGACGGCTTCCTCGTGCCGGCCGAAAACTGA
- the trhO gene encoding oxygen-dependent tRNA uridine(34) hydroxylase TrhO, with translation MALNRIVLFYGFTPIPDPDAVRLWQRALCEKLGLTGRIIISKDGINATVGGEIGAVKQYVKTTREYKGFHGIDVKWSDGGAEDFPRLSVKVRDEIVSFGAPGELTVDAGGVVGGGTHLKPEELHELVEARKQSGDEVVFFDGRNAFEAQIGRFKDAVVPDVATTHDFIKELDSGKYDALKDKPVATYCTGGIRCEVLSSLMVNRGFKEVYQLDGGIVRYGETFKDQGLWEGSLYVFDKRMHLEFSDEAKTIGECVRCKAPTSKFENCSNPSCRTLTLYCADCAASPETLRCPGGCAA, from the coding sequence GTGGCTTTGAACCGAATCGTCCTTTTTTACGGCTTTACCCCCATCCCGGATCCCGACGCCGTGCGGCTCTGGCAGCGTGCCCTCTGCGAGAAGCTCGGCCTGACCGGCAGGATCATCATCTCCAAGGACGGGATCAACGCCACCGTCGGCGGCGAGATCGGTGCGGTAAAGCAGTACGTCAAAACCACCCGTGAATACAAGGGTTTCCACGGCATCGACGTGAAATGGTCCGACGGCGGCGCGGAGGACTTCCCGCGGCTCAGCGTCAAGGTCCGCGACGAGATCGTCTCCTTCGGCGCACCGGGCGAGCTCACGGTGGACGCCGGCGGCGTGGTGGGCGGCGGAACGCACTTGAAGCCGGAGGAACTGCACGAACTCGTGGAAGCCCGGAAGCAGTCCGGCGATGAAGTGGTCTTCTTTGATGGCCGCAACGCCTTCGAAGCCCAGATCGGCAGGTTCAAGGACGCCGTGGTTCCGGATGTGGCCACCACCCATGACTTCATCAAGGAACTGGATTCCGGCAAGTACGACGCCCTGAAGGACAAGCCGGTAGCCACCTACTGCACCGGTGGAATCCGCTGCGAAGTCCTGTCCAGCCTCATGGTCAACCGCGGCTTCAAGGAGGTTTACCAACTGGACGGCGGGATCGTCCGCTACGGCGAAACCTTCAAGGACCAGGGCCTGTGGGAGGGCTCGCTGTACGTCTTCGACAAACGCATGCACCTCGAATTCAGCGACGAAGCCAAAACCATCGGCGAATGCGTCCGCTGCAAGGCGCCCACCAGCAAGTTCGAAAACTGTTCCAACCCCAGCTGCCGCACCCTCACGCTGTATTGCGCGGACTGCGCCGCCAGCCCGGAAACCCTTCGGTGCCCCGGGGGCTGCGCGGCCTGA
- a CDS encoding GNAT family N-acetyltransferase: MSPETLIEDITGLLEVWVAGWAGCRGYQTSTEGRFPAALRSDTSGEWEYFAADPTDQEFAELAARTAEAAPRVLTILTNDIPRYTALAARHGLNVTSDSQTMMIVDMETQDAEDPWLADDDLSLTTSTHHGVHYAEVKSGEALAASGRVFVAGETAVFDKIITEPAFQRRGLGSFIMRALAAQAFEHDVQTGLLLASIDGQKLYSHLGWSTVSQVLMLSASHDGSDLSLS, encoded by the coding sequence ATGAGTCCGGAAACGTTGATTGAAGACATCACTGGCCTTCTTGAAGTGTGGGTGGCGGGCTGGGCCGGCTGCCGCGGGTACCAGACATCCACCGAGGGCCGCTTCCCCGCTGCGCTCCGGTCCGACACCAGCGGGGAATGGGAATACTTCGCCGCCGACCCCACTGACCAGGAGTTCGCTGAGCTGGCCGCGAGAACTGCGGAGGCGGCGCCCAGGGTCCTGACTATCCTTACCAATGACATTCCCAGGTATACGGCGCTGGCGGCCAGGCACGGGCTGAATGTCACCTCCGATTCGCAGACCATGATGATCGTTGACATGGAAACGCAGGACGCCGAGGACCCCTGGCTTGCTGACGACGACCTGTCCCTCACCACGTCCACCCACCATGGCGTGCACTATGCCGAGGTCAAGTCCGGTGAGGCGCTTGCCGCCAGCGGCAGGGTCTTCGTGGCGGGCGAGACGGCGGTCTTCGACAAAATCATCACCGAACCGGCGTTCCAGCGACGCGGCCTGGGCAGCTTCATCATGCGGGCGCTGGCAGCGCAGGCTTTCGAGCACGATGTGCAGACGGGGCTGCTGCTGGCGTCCATTGACGGCCAGAAGCTGTACTCCCATCTGGGGTGGAGCACCGTTTCGCAGGTACTGATGCTCTCGGCGTCACACGACGGTTCCGACCTGTCCCTGAGCTGA